A window of Oryza glaberrima chromosome 2, OglaRS2, whole genome shotgun sequence genomic DNA:
TGCCAACATGAAGATAATAATGATTAATTCTGTTGATGTACTACTTCAGGATGGACGAAATGATGCGAGGACAGAGAGGCTGGAGAGAACTATCTGCACTTGGAGATAAGATAAACAAGATTGGTGGTATGATTGAAGGGTTGATTTGGTCTCCGAGAGGCAGTGATTCGAATAATGGACAAGATGATTGGTCTTTCGAAGAGGTATTTATGCAACACAAGTGCATCAACAAACTTATCTCCCCAAAACAAGCTACTATCTCACATCATATTCCATTATCAGGGACCCCACTCCGATTTTGCTGGGCCAACATGCGGATGCACAGCATGTGTAGCTCTAATAAGAAATAACCAACTTGTTGTGGCGAACGCTGGTGATTCCCGTTGTGTTATTTCTAGGGCTGGCCAGGTCTGTTAAAAGTTTTCATCATTTTAGTTATGTTTACTTGTGAACGTATGTATGGCAGTCTGAGTGACTTTTCTTTAAGTGTGTAATAGGCATACAATTTGTCAAGAGACCACAAGCCAGAGCTTGAAGCTGAGAGAGAAAGAATAGTAAAAGCAGGGGGTTTCATTCATATGGGACGAATAAATGGAAGTTTAAACTTGACAAGAGCAATTGGTATATATTTTTACTTGCTCATCTGTTAATAAGCCACATATCACTCGGTGTCTTAAGCGTGTGCATACCTCCTTGTAGGAGATATGGAATTTAAACAGAACAAATTCTTGCCTCCTGAGAAGCAAATCGTGACTGCAAATCCTGACATCAACGTTGTAAGCACTCTGGTTCTGAATGATGTACCTACCTTCAATTTCTGCACTTAATCATGATtggctttgatcaatcaatcctTCCATAATATCATAAATTATTATTCTTAGGTTGAGCtttgcgacgacgacgactttcTTGTTTTAGCATGTGACGGCATTTGGTGAGAATCTCTACCTGCAATTTTTATATACACTTGTTATATCATTCATTACTGTTTTGTACTGTTTTGCATGCAGCTGAAGTGCATAATTCGTATTCTCTAGCCACAGTTAAAAGTACTTTTCTTCTGACTTACCTAGTGTTCCTGACATAAATAACAAGATTGTATGATGAACAGGGACTGCATGTCAAGCCAACAGCTGGTGGATTTCATCCACGAGCATATACAGAAGGTAAGTtaattttccttttctaattccAAATACCAACAGTGAACTTTGGAGGAGGCTGTAGTACTTACCAATTCAGTACTTGCCGtgtgaaaaaacaaaatgcagGAGAGCAGTCTTTCTGCAGTGTGCGAAAGAGTGCTCGACAGATGCCTAGCTCCATCAACAATTGGTGGAGAGGGATGTGACAACATGACCATGGTTCTGGTGCAGTTCAAAAAGCCTATTACTCAGAACAAAAAAGCCGACGTAGGGGAGCAATCTGCGAAAGGTGTGGAAGAGGCTGAGATCAAGTGAGTAGACCTTCATGCCACCATATCTTTCTTTCATCAATCATTTTATGTAACCCCTTGTCAGTGCACTAACTCGAAAGCTTTGTGACCAGTGCTGCTGAGGAGAATGGTTCTTGACGCCGATGATTATGCAGACATTAGCTTTCATAAGCAGGCCGAGTGGAGCAGCAgtcactgtatatatatatatatatatatcaattgtTTGTCAAATGATGTATCTGCACACATTCTGCTCAAGAACTCGGAGATAAATGGCACTGAATGGAGCAACTGTGAAAACCTAATGCGCAGTTTTTGTGCGCCATCCACCATTCGTTGTCATGCCAAAAAGTTGACCGTCCTGATTGTGGATATGATCACAATTGTCGACAATTAGAACTGATCGAGTTGCTGTTTTCTGTTCTTTGCATACGCTGTAAACGTGGGCGAGTTTTTTgttctgctctttttttttgggtgtgtgTGTGATAGATATGTCAATTGCAATTCATGCCCCATTTGGGTTATTGCTTCAGATCATGTCCAATCTGAATCCAGTTTATCATGTGATATCTGTTGGTTAGTTCAGTGCCGT
This region includes:
- the LOC127762444 gene encoding probable protein phosphatase 2C 11 codes for the protein MGIYLSTPKTDKFSEDGENDKLKFGLSSMQGWRASMEDAHSALLNLDNETSFFGVFDGHGGRVVAKFCAKYLHSQVLRSEAYSAGDLGTAVHRAFFRMDEMMRGQRGWRELSALGDKINKIGGMIEGLIWSPRGSDSNNGQDDWSFEEGPHSDFAGPTCGCTACVALIRNNQLVVANAGDSRCVISRAGQAYNLSRDHKPELEAERERIVKAGGFIHMGRINGSLNLTRAIGDMEFKQNKFLPPEKQIVTANPDINVVELCDDDDFLVLACDGIWDCMSSQQLVDFIHEHIQKESSLSAVCERVLDRCLAPSTIGGEGCDNMTMVLVQFKKPITQNKKADVGEQSAKGVEEAEINAAEENGS